The genomic interval TTTCATGGCTGAGCAAGCCGGCCATCACGGTTTCCTCGCCGTCCAGCAACAACACATGCGTTTGGCCTTCAGTAACGTTCTTGGTCACACCGACGGCGTCCGGCTGCACATCGCTGCGTTCGGCCACCAGCGTCAGATAGATGAAAGTTGAATCCCGGCGGCCCATAACCGTCGGCGTGACCGTGAGAATCACGCCCGATTCATATTCCGTGAAGCGCGTGTTGCCGGCAAAATCCTGCAAGGTCAAGAAGAAATTTTTCCCAACTTTGATTTTCCCCTGCTCGCCGTCCATCACCCGGATTTTGGGGCGCGCAATGATTTCGCCCAAGCTCCGGCTTTCAAAAGCGCGCAAGAGCGCATTGACATTCACCTGCCCGCGAATCGTGCCGCCGGCAGACACGCGCAACACATCCTTCACGAGCTGATCGGCGCTGAAGGTTTGAATTTGCACGGTGCCGTTCTTGAAGGTGCTCCAGTTAATGCCGAATTCATGCAAGGCTTCATAATCCGCCTGAAAAAAAATGGCATTGATCTCGATCTCGCGCGTGGCAATGCTGATGTCGCTCGTCGTCGGCACCGGATCCGCCGAGGGCAGCATGTCGATCACTTCATAATACTGATCGCGCTGCTGATATTGCATCATATTCGAGCGCAAGATGTACTCCAGCGCCCGCTTCCAATGCATGTTTTCCACCGAAACGCCGATGGGTTTGGTGTGCGTCTTGCCGTCGATAATGATGCGGTTTTCATACCTCCGCGAGAATCCCCCGAGAATCTCCAGGGCCGTGTTCATCGGCACCGAAGGATTCAAGGAAATCATTTCATCCGCGCTATACGGCTGGGGCGGCGCGCTGTCATTGCCCTGCGCCCACACCGCCATGCCCCAACCCAAAACAAACAGCATTGTAAGTATTTTCTTCATCGGGTCTCGCGTTTCACATTTAATTGAATTCGATATTCAACCGGATGACCTTGCTGCCGCTTTCGGTGCGCAGCTCGAATGCGACCTGGTTGTTGCGTTGATCGATTTGCGTTAATTTGCCTCGCCGCACTTGCCCGCCGAGCGTCAAGGGGAAAACCTTGCCGTCTTGCGCGCGCAAATAGGCTTTGTTGTTGGTGATGGCCAATAGCGTCGCTTTCTCCGCATCCAGCAAATCAGGCGATTCATCCGCCGGCGGTGGAGGCGGCGGTCCCGCCGCAACCGGTGTGGCGCTGACCGCTTGAGGTTTGGGCGCAAGCGGAACCAGACTGCTGAAGGCGTCATGATTAAACTCCGTGACCCAATTCAGCTCGGGAGAGGCCATGGTCAGCTCGCTGCTGATCTCCCAATCTTTGGACATGGAGTACCCTTCAAACATGATGGTGAAATTCAACATCTGCAGATCTTTTTCGCTGCGATTGAATGTGACGCTTTTGATTTGATAGAGCAGAGGGTTGTGCGTCATGTACCAGATCAGCGAAAAAATGTCGCGATACTTGCCTTCACCGTTCAGCGTGTAGGAAAACGCCGTAAACTCGGCCTGGGGATTCTTGTCGTTCAAATAAAAATCAAAATCCAGATCGAGATTGTGCACTTGAATCAGCCAGTTGATATACGACAAGGAAAACGCCGGTTCTTCGGCATTCAGCAGCTTCTTGGGCGAACGTTGCCACTGCGCTTGCAGAGAATCGCGTTCCGCTTGCGCAATCACCAATGTTTCCGCGACTTCCAACCCGCCGCGCAGTTGCAAATTCAGCTCTTTATTCCTGTCCGCCACCAGCTCCAAAGCCTGCGCTTCGCGGCGCTGCCAAAAAAATCCCGCCGTGCTGATGAGCAGTAGAATAAAAAGCAGCGTAATACTGTTGCGTCTGGCATACATCTTTATCGACTCCGTCGTTGCTCACGACTTTAGGAACGAACCGTTGAGACGTTGACTACGATTGCTCGCGAGCTGCGCCGCGCGCGTGCGCACCGCTTCGTGAAAGCCGTCCTGGCTCTGCACGAAGACACAACGCTGACGAGCCTCCTACTTTAACATCACAATCCGATAGCTCTTGATGAACATATTGCCGATTTCCGCGGCTTTCTTCTCGGCCGCTTCCCGCGTGGCAAACGTGCCAATCAGCAAACGGTAACGCAATTGGCTCGATTCGGCGTCCTGATACGGCTCGACCGTGACATCCATGCCTTGCCGGCGATACGTCGTCGCGATCTGCTCCGGCGGCTGTTGCAATTCGCTGGTCACGGCTTCGATGGTATACCCCTTTGCTTCCGCATCTTGTCCGGCGGCAGCCATGGCCATCTTCGGCTGCGGCAATTCTCGCTGTATCGTGGTGCGCGGCGTTTGTTTGCTCACCATCACACGATAAACTTCCACCCCTTGATTCTTGTCATACACCGGCACCACAATCGCTTCGATGCCGCGCCGGCGATACCCCGCGGCATACCATTCCGCCAGCTCTTTGGTATGGCAGGTGATCGCTTCGACTTTATCGCCAAAGTCTTCCGCGCGCGAGGACACGGCGGGCTTGGCGGTTATTGTAGTTTGCCTGGCTTCATTGACAACATTCTTTCCCGCGCGATTTTCACTTGCTCCGGTTTGCACCATCTTTGTATCAGACATCTCTCGCCGGGTCGCGGGAGCGGAATTCTGCTTGCCTATCATCACGCGAAACCATTGTATGCCCTGGTTTTTGTCGTAATAAGGCGCAACCACGGCTTCAATGCCCCGTTTGCGATAACCCGAGGCATACCATTCCGCCAACTCTTTGGTATGGCAGGTCATGGCCTCGACTTTGTCCGGATACTCGTTTTCCGGTGGGGCAGCAGCAACCGGCGCTGCCACCGGCGTGGTATTTGAACGATTCGCAGCGCCGTTGGGCGCACGCGCCGTTGCCACGGCTTGTTTTTCGCGTTGCGGCACAACACTTCTCGCAGGTGTTGACGCAGCGCTCTCTGGCTTGTTTTTGCGTTCCGGCTGCGCCGGCAAAGTTTTGCTTTGACGTTCTGCAATTCGTTTGCTTTGCGAGTCAAGCTTGCGTTCCTCCAAAACCGGTTTCGGGTTTGCCGCCTTTGCCGCGGCTGCTTTTGCCAACGCGCTTCCCAGCGTGCCTTCCACCGGTTTCAGCGTGGCCGTGCGTGAGGCCGGGGGAACTGCGGCCGGCTGCGACGCTTTGGGTTTTGCAGCAGCAGACAACGGTATTTCGGATTGCACCGCAACAGCAGGCGCTTGAGCAATCTCGGTTGGCGCCGGCGTTTCCACGCCGCGGGTCCCCGCCGTGGTCAAAACCAAGCTGCGGTTGGCGGCAAGCTGACTGGCGTCAATAATGCGAATGCCGTTCTGCGAAAACTCAACATTATCCCCGGTCTCCCGGCGTTCCAATTCGAAGGCAAACAGTTTTGATTGCGAAGAATCCGAGCGCGTCATGCGGCGCAAATTTGCCCGTTCCAAAAGCTCGGCCAGCACCGGCACTTTGGCGCGATTCATCGCGGTACCGCGCACCGTGAAGCCGTCGGCCTGCTTGACGATTTCATCCACCCAGATGCTGCCCGTTTGCCCAACACTGGTGTTCAATTTCTGCAAGAAGGTAATCAACGCATCGTGTTTGCGGCCCAAACTGTCAGCCAGCGCCATGTGCTTCTTGAGACGATTACTTTCATTTTCAATATCAAGCACACGGTCAACGGTGGACTGATTGCTTTTGATGCGCAATTCCAACTGCGCGTTTTGCGACTCGATAGCTCTGATTTGCCCGCGCGTTTGAATGATTTGCCAGGTGAAAAAGAAGGCCGCCAAACCGGTAAGCGCCAGCAGAGCATAACCATAATAGTTGAGCTTGAGTACCTGCTGCTGGTCGATTAAATCTTGCGGCAGCAGATTCAACGGAATAAACGCAGGGTGATTCGGCTCCAGCAGCTTCCAGGCCAGCGCGATCGGCACGGCAAATTCGGAAAACGTCTGGCCCTGCAATTCATTGGCCGGGAGGTTGCCCAACGCCTGCGAGGTGGAGGCGAGATAACTAACCGTGGCCGTTTCAAAATAAGAAGCGAAGAAATCGCGCGCATTGATGCGGCTGCTCTTGCCCGCCAATAAAATCGAAGAGATTTCTGGAATTTCCGCTTCGTCCTGCTCGTAAAGCAGCTTGCGGTAAATCACCTCCAAATTCTCCGGCGAAGACACGCCTTCGTGAATGATGGAGCTGACGTGAAACAGATCCTTGCCCTGCAAAAAAATCAGGCGCGTGAAATCATCTTCAATATTGATAATAACCGTAATCCTGTCGGCTTCCAGCTCGGCGTCGGTGCGGGCGAGATTGGCCAGCGCCACCTCGGTGGTATCCATCAACGCCAAAAACAGATTATTTTTGACGAAGCTGTTCACCTCACGCAAAAGCATCATCGTGGGCGGACGCTTTTCATACGTGAGCATGATTTCCGAGCCGTCACGCGAACGCAAACGCTTGACGCCGACCTCGGGATTAATCGGCTTATCCTCTGCGGCGTCCGCCCCCGCAGCGCCCTCGCGCTGATACGTCACCATCGACAAGGGCAGATTGAAAGCGATTTTGACTTTTCGGGTGGTATATTTTCCCAGCAACTGATAGAGAATTTCGAGATTGGCGCTATCCTGCTTGTAAGCGCTGTCGCTGGTTTCCTTTTCGCCAAACGTGTCTTTCAAGCCAAACGCATCTTTCAACCCGAAGGCGTCTTTCGACTCGACCTCACCCCCCTC from Cytophagia bacterium CHB2 carries:
- a CDS encoding type II and III secretion system protein codes for the protein MKKILTMLFVLGWGMAVWAQGNDSAPPQPYSADEMISLNPSVPMNTALEILGGFSRRYENRIIIDGKTHTKPIGVSVENMHWKRALEYILRSNMMQYQQRDQYYEVIDMLPSADPVPTTSDISIATREIEINAIFFQADYEALHEFGINWSTFKNGTVQIQTFSADQLVKDVLRVSAGGTIRGQVNVNALLRAFESRSLGEIIARPKIRVMDGEQGKIKVGKNFFLTLQDFAGNTRFTEYESGVILTVTPTVMGRRDSTFIYLTLVAERSDVQPDAVGVTKNVTEGQTHVLLLDGEETVMAGLLSHETTKVRVGIPLLKDIPVLGYLFGYSSKRVRKKELVILLEAKIVPSLLGRKLKPINVQDEVGREWQELRRSVPDNDKIRGTRKSQAREPRRSPQSNRLK